Proteins from one Brevibacillus humidisoli genomic window:
- a CDS encoding histidine phosphatase family protein: protein MKHLYIVRHCQAEGQSAAAKLTDAGRQQADQLAEFLSDKHIDHIVASPYERAYRSITPLAQKLGLKVVLDDRLTERVLCSENRPDWRDMLQRTYDDLDLCYEGGESSNTAMRRAVSVMMEVLNRDHKNAVIVSRGNLMSLMLKHFDHRIGFSEWEAMSNPDVYRIAFIDDATSIERMWRE, encoded by the coding sequence ATGAAACATCTATACATCGTCCGTCACTGCCAAGCAGAAGGACAATCCGCCGCCGCCAAGTTAACCGATGCGGGACGGCAACAAGCAGACCAACTTGCCGAATTCTTATCAGATAAACATATCGATCATATCGTTGCTAGCCCGTACGAGAGAGCTTACCGCAGCATAACACCCTTAGCACAAAAACTTGGTCTAAAGGTCGTACTGGATGATCGCCTGACGGAGAGGGTGTTATGTAGTGAAAATCGCCCCGATTGGCGCGATATGCTTCAAAGAACATACGATGATCTCGACTTGTGTTATGAGGGCGGGGAGTCCAGTAACACGGCTATGCGTCGTGCTGTTTCCGTGATGATGGAAGTTCTCAATCGTGACCACAAAAACGCTGTTATCGTATCACGCGGCAACCTGATGTCGCTGATGCTAAAGCATTTTGATCACCGGATTGGCTTCAGCGAGTGGGAAGCCATGTCTAATCCTGATGTATACCGTATCGCCTTCATCGACGATGCTACCAGCATCGAGCGAATGTGGAGAGAATAA
- a CDS encoding restriction endonuclease gives MIYLLLFFAIAVLALLIYYQTTFRIRRTKSPEHDYDPLKIDINDIDRMVDGSEFEIYLYRLFLALGYSGVYKTVGSGDFGADLVFQDRTGTRNVIQAKRYGVNNPAGIHAVQEVFASMRYYKAKKAIVIATTNFTRSCETLAGINHVRLLDREELIDIIDAFKQGDIHRAKDIIEEEPRVILESWSEYNDPALEIKKDKKAEKAIRNIY, from the coding sequence ATGATTTATCTACTCTTGTTTTTCGCAATAGCAGTTCTTGCATTGTTAATATACTACCAAACAACTTTCCGAATTCGTAGAACCAAGTCACCTGAGCACGATTACGATCCATTAAAAATTGATATCAATGATATCGATCGAATGGTGGACGGATCAGAATTTGAAATCTATCTTTATCGTCTTTTTTTAGCTTTAGGCTATTCCGGTGTATACAAAACCGTAGGGAGCGGAGATTTTGGTGCTGATCTGGTTTTCCAGGATCGTACTGGGACTAGAAACGTCATCCAAGCGAAACGTTATGGGGTAAATAATCCAGCTGGGATTCATGCTGTACAAGAAGTTTTTGCCTCGATGAGATATTACAAAGCGAAGAAGGCAATTGTCATCGCTACCACTAATTTTACACGATCGTGCGAAACACTCGCAGGTATTAACCATGTGAGATTGTTGGACCGTGAAGAATTAATAGACATAATTGATGCTTTTAAGCAAGGTGACATACATCGAGCGAAAGATATCATTGAAGAAGAACCAAGAGTAATCTTAGAGTCCTGGTCTGAGTATAATGATCCAGCATTAGAAATAAAGAAGGATAAAAAAGCTGAAAAGGCGATCCGTAACATATACTAA
- a CDS encoding NUDIX domain-containing protein, producing the protein MMAQNRIGLPRLGVGAVITNEQNEILLVLRNRNPEKDTWSIPGGKVDPYETLEHCVIREVKEEVNLDVEVKGLLCMAETIRPESEEHWVSAIYEVTVKSGEARNMESDGAIADLKWVRLDQLPANLACFTVPAIDHLINQSNR; encoded by the coding sequence ATGATGGCTCAAAACAGGATTGGACTTCCCCGGTTAGGTGTAGGGGCAGTCATTACGAACGAACAAAATGAGATCCTATTGGTGCTCCGCAATAGGAACCCGGAAAAAGATACGTGGAGCATCCCAGGAGGCAAGGTGGACCCTTACGAAACTCTCGAGCATTGCGTCATACGAGAAGTGAAAGAAGAGGTAAATCTTGACGTTGAGGTAAAGGGTCTGCTCTGTATGGCGGAAACGATTCGACCTGAAAGCGAGGAACATTGGGTTTCGGCCATATATGAAGTGACTGTAAAGAGTGGGGAAGCTCGCAATATGGAGTCAGACGGGGCGATTGCAGACCTGAAATGGGTTCGCCTTGATCAGCTCCCAGCAAACCTGGCGTGTTTCACTGTGCCTGCTATCGACCATTTGATAAACCAAAGCAATCGGTGA
- a CDS encoding GNAT family N-acetyltransferase produces MKLQGKAINVALLEESDVEQLLRLEVNNKDYFQQFTALRQPSFYTYEGQWERVHTALDMIAQDKGYFFLIRLNGGSEQVIGEVILTEVMRHNLQSCWIGYVLDQAHGGKGYMTEAVKLVVDYAFKELDLHRIEAGVMPHNIPSMQVLLKAGFHKEGIARKNVKINNRWEDHQTLAIVREEPEEVAEHG; encoded by the coding sequence ATGAAACTGCAAGGAAAAGCGATCAATGTCGCGTTGTTGGAGGAGTCGGATGTCGAACAGTTGCTGCGCCTTGAAGTAAACAATAAAGATTATTTTCAACAATTCACCGCTCTGCGCCAACCGTCCTTCTACACCTATGAGGGACAATGGGAGCGAGTGCACACGGCATTGGACATGATCGCGCAAGACAAGGGGTATTTTTTTCTGATTCGTTTGAACGGCGGCTCGGAGCAAGTGATTGGGGAAGTGATTCTGACGGAAGTCATGCGGCATAACTTACAAAGCTGCTGGATCGGCTATGTTCTCGATCAAGCCCACGGCGGCAAAGGCTATATGACGGAAGCGGTGAAGCTGGTTGTCGATTATGCATTCAAGGAGCTGGACTTGCACCGGATTGAAGCCGGAGTGATGCCGCATAATATTCCTTCGATGCAGGTGTTGTTGAAAGCTGGTTTCCACAAGGAAGGGATCGCCCGCAAAAACGTGAAAATCAATAATCGTTGGGAGGATCATCAGACGTTGGCAATTGTCAGGGAGGAGCCGGAGGAAGTGGCGGAGCACGGTTGA
- a CDS encoding Crp/Fnr family transcriptional regulator encodes MVSPFETDVKWETFLNYGTRQFFKGKTVIYEQGTMGEGFYYLHKGLVKIVSSTVKGRERMLNIVVPGQILGVQSTDQQTHFTTAIAVKNTVVYHFSCEQFQEMLKVRPELLSLFTQTVSQKMRILLHAINMKALTSEEQVARLLLNICEEFKNYEVPLTQQELADCAGLTRITVYKILKQWKEDGIVEIRNRRFVIKRPDLLQAPQMDTQTAKSV; translated from the coding sequence GTGGTATCCCCGTTTGAAACCGACGTGAAGTGGGAGACATTCCTGAATTACGGCACCAGACAATTTTTCAAAGGCAAAACGGTTATCTACGAACAAGGAACGATGGGAGAAGGATTCTACTATCTGCATAAAGGCTTGGTCAAGATCGTCAGCTCCACGGTAAAAGGCAGAGAACGCATGTTAAACATCGTCGTGCCCGGTCAAATCCTCGGAGTCCAATCGACGGACCAACAGACGCACTTCACCACCGCCATCGCCGTCAAAAACACGGTTGTCTACCATTTTTCCTGCGAACAATTCCAAGAGATGCTGAAGGTACGGCCTGAATTATTGTCTCTGTTTACCCAGACGGTTAGCCAAAAAATGCGCATTCTCCTGCATGCGATCAATATGAAGGCGCTTACTTCCGAGGAGCAAGTGGCCCGCCTGCTGCTCAATATCTGCGAGGAGTTTAAAAACTATGAAGTGCCCCTCACCCAGCAAGAGTTGGCCGACTGCGCCGGTCTCACCCGGATCACTGTCTACAAGATCCTGAAACAATGGAAAGAAGACGGCATCGTCGAGATCAGGAATCGCCGCTTTGTCATCAAGCGACCCGATCTGCTGCAAGCGCCGCAAATGGACACCCAGACAGCAAAATCTGTATAG
- a CDS encoding Crp/Fnr family transcriptional regulator → MSNLRYKWTPFLMYGKKLELSKNTVVYRQGERGRGFYYLDKGGLKITLLSDNGHERTIDYVPTGGLSGEHGAYKGTYLTSAITTCSSVLYFFSDEALSRVCQDHPHAAIIFTNSQIYKVRLLAEIIAFQDSPIEQQMANFLIKLTTVHENENVPIDQTSFARYIDTSRITVNKILQKWRQQGLIELSSRSKIRVVDVDRLKELVC, encoded by the coding sequence ATGTCAAACCTGCGCTACAAATGGACTCCGTTTTTGATGTATGGCAAGAAACTGGAATTGAGTAAAAACACCGTCGTCTACCGCCAAGGCGAGCGCGGCAGAGGCTTTTACTATCTGGACAAGGGCGGTTTGAAAATCACGCTGTTGTCCGATAACGGGCATGAACGCACGATTGACTATGTTCCGACTGGCGGGTTGTCAGGTGAGCATGGCGCTTACAAAGGGACCTATCTCACCTCCGCGATCACCACATGCTCCTCGGTGCTATACTTTTTTTCCGATGAAGCACTCTCCCGCGTCTGCCAGGATCATCCCCACGCCGCCATCATCTTTACCAACTCACAGATCTATAAAGTACGCTTGCTGGCGGAGATCATCGCTTTCCAGGACAGCCCGATCGAGCAGCAAATGGCCAACTTTTTGATCAAGCTGACCACCGTCCACGAAAACGAGAATGTTCCGATTGACCAGACCTCGTTTGCCCGGTATATCGATACATCGCGGATCACGGTGAACAAGATCTTGCAGAAGTGGCGGCAGCAGGGGTTGATTGAGCTGTCGAGCCGGAGCAAGATTCGGGTGGTAGATGTGGACCGGTTGAAGGAGTTGGTTTGTTGA
- a CDS encoding methyl-accepting chemotaxis protein: MNLLQNVVKVSSLMHGMVLCFEDDFTLGVTDTEKFLAYLPGKSLRFGLSPEDPIKEGSLAHIVMRQGEAISKVMDSSVYGVAYVAGGLPILEDGKVTGSLVFGVSMDRQNKLAEIAEHLSAIVEEVNAQSQMMRDGAEALSSHSEKQYHVMTNMLQQVQATSSVLQSISQIAKQSEILGLNASIEAARAGEHGKGFTIVAKEMRRLATMSGDLAKQIAEHLSALQTEMSAISEMALDSKNLSKAQTEGIIELASAIQEVTEESILLQQMSQIKTTTQA; encoded by the coding sequence ATGAACCTACTGCAAAATGTCGTAAAAGTATCGTCCTTGATGCACGGGATGGTTTTATGCTTTGAAGATGATTTTACATTAGGTGTAACGGATACCGAGAAATTTTTGGCCTATCTGCCGGGAAAGAGCCTGCGTTTTGGACTATCCCCTGAGGATCCGATCAAAGAGGGCAGTCTCGCCCATATCGTCATGCGTCAAGGCGAAGCCATCAGCAAAGTGATGGACTCATCTGTTTACGGTGTGGCGTATGTGGCTGGCGGACTTCCCATACTGGAAGACGGTAAAGTCACAGGCTCCCTCGTCTTTGGCGTCAGTATGGACAGGCAAAATAAACTGGCCGAGATAGCCGAGCATTTGTCTGCCATCGTAGAGGAAGTAAACGCACAATCCCAGATGATGCGAGATGGTGCGGAAGCATTATCTTCCCATAGTGAAAAACAATACCACGTCATGACCAACATGCTGCAGCAGGTGCAGGCTACGTCTTCTGTGCTGCAGTCAATCTCCCAGATCGCGAAGCAATCGGAAATTCTAGGCTTGAACGCCTCGATCGAAGCCGCGCGTGCCGGTGAACACGGCAAAGGCTTTACCATTGTCGCCAAAGAAATGCGCCGCCTGGCCACCATGTCAGGCGATTTGGCGAAGCAAATCGCAGAGCACCTCTCCGCACTGCAAACCGAGATGTCCGCCATATCGGAGATGGCGCTTGACTCCAAGAATCTGTCCAAGGCGCAAACAGAAGGAATTATCGAGTTGGCTTCTGCGATTCAAGAGGTTACCGAGGAATCCATCCTACTCCAACAAATGTCGCAAATCAAAACAACCACCCAAGCCTAG
- a CDS encoding GNAT family N-acetyltransferase produces the protein MSGDTKLIRLIEELAANGWPAYIQQTLGAWRLRANMDVTKRANSVYTSGPFPEHGEWLDIVEDFYRRRSLSPCFHISETSPAELDGILDSAGYRKDSACFTMVASCGEVMDRSVESDLFTSEFAGEASSEWIHAFIRLEGYSPGRYEGYVHIFSMIGPKKAFVILREHGELIALGTAVVERGWAGLSNIVVAPEHRGKGAAIALLRSLADWSLRNGADQLYLQVLKDNSPALSLYRKMGFTPLYEYHYRLLDT, from the coding sequence ATGAGCGGGGATACAAAACTGATTCGATTGATAGAAGAGCTCGCGGCCAACGGTTGGCCTGCATACATCCAGCAGACGCTGGGAGCGTGGAGGCTGCGGGCAAATATGGATGTAACGAAGCGAGCGAACAGTGTGTATACGAGTGGCCCTTTTCCTGAGCATGGGGAATGGCTGGACATTGTAGAGGACTTCTATAGGAGGCGATCGCTTTCGCCCTGTTTCCATATCAGCGAGACGTCACCAGCCGAATTGGATGGCATCCTGGATTCTGCTGGCTATCGTAAGGACTCCGCATGTTTTACGATGGTCGCATCATGCGGGGAAGTGATGGACCGCTCCGTGGAGTCTGATCTGTTTACTTCTGAGTTTGCGGGAGAGGCAAGCAGTGAGTGGATTCATGCTTTTATCCGCCTAGAAGGATACTCGCCGGGTCGCTATGAGGGGTATGTGCATATTTTTTCCATGATTGGTCCCAAGAAGGCGTTCGTCATTCTGCGTGAGCATGGGGAATTAATCGCGCTGGGCACTGCCGTAGTGGAGAGAGGTTGGGCTGGTCTGAGTAATATTGTTGTTGCCCCCGAACACCGCGGAAAAGGGGCAGCGATTGCTCTACTCCGTTCTCTTGCAGATTGGTCTTTGCGGAATGGTGCAGATCAACTGTACTTACAGGTCTTAAAAGATAATTCACCTGCCTTATCGCTCTATCGCAAAATGGGGTTTACTCCTTTGTATGAATACCATTACCGACTGTTAGATACGTAA
- a CDS encoding DEAD/DEAH box helicase — protein sequence MESVHNLLSYWYKLEFFSPFLPEVTNDTKYINAHRKEVVWLAKTDPKYTYDVYMGNIKSQDLIDKLVEFYNGEDDTVEPDNSKSCVCAFKVTYDGRYIVNSFSISTYVWAFSKIISEKNLMAELKTSEIDKLNNEINDILVSINTPLQYKDLLHIYGIVTEKISLTFIDNPFSAIINRKFAKKGKNAKEINGAHEDDQDIDTDTSTDMMQSFYVSDIDMIKRNIRSDDTILRFIEALKKPEDNRVEIDKNISEMQKWLSPEKYPVAKWPSKHSPSLMQQLAINIAISEDGYPGSIFSVNGPPGTGKTTLLKEVIASNVAERALLLSEYNRPDDAFRKYKFSESESEYLKHYYIPDEALIKFGIVVASNNNAAVENISRELPTAKDVKHSNTDLFDIEKNDATYFSDIANMLIGNDQQCWGLISARLGKKSNIDELKQALWFNKEVNLQKLYKDEVPDWDQAKNIFRKKYSEVIEYRKQIGEAVEKVNNHKRFVTDCEIAFERMVTSRSKLDELQKLLDKQLIQQTQLQKQMGGVQENVRLLESRLPWYKKWLPFFFKNDPILIEVKKSKQILDQLTIYLTKINTKIGTLNNQVEEIRTNYESAKTDYQEKERLVDRSNQQMMRIQTQFGKNFAGEDFWKEIESNQQSQESCPWTDKKYDTLREELFYYAIMLHKSFILNSRCTKQNLNCLVNMWSNNFSEKDKVSAFAHLMNTLFLVIPVVSTTFASVTTFLQYVGKKQLGMLVIDEAGQATPQSALGALWRTNKAIVVGDPLQVEPVMTIPKELSKRFAEEFAIEEPYKSHEISVQVLADNINPYGGYRKYNDTHMWLGCPLVVHRRCLDPMFSISNEVAYNNRMFIATRVLNSGINLLLKESVWIDIAGKEIGNKDHYVPEQGEKVLEMVLQAFSVQNGLPQIYIISPFKSVARNIKILLKKGLYKHCAAIAKNEIDDWVEKSCGTVHTFQGKEANEVIFVLGCDDKSGARAAQWAGKKPNILNVAVTRAKYRLAIIGDSKLWTKVPNFDVAYKKLCEEL from the coding sequence ATGGAAAGTGTACACAATCTTTTGAGCTACTGGTACAAATTAGAGTTTTTCTCTCCGTTTTTACCTGAAGTAACAAATGATACAAAATATATAAATGCACACAGGAAGGAAGTGGTATGGCTAGCAAAAACTGATCCGAAGTATACGTATGACGTGTACATGGGTAATATTAAATCCCAGGACTTGATCGATAAATTGGTAGAGTTTTATAACGGCGAAGACGACACAGTAGAACCAGATAATTCAAAATCATGCGTTTGTGCCTTCAAAGTAACGTATGATGGAAGATATATTGTGAATTCTTTTTCAATCTCCACCTATGTGTGGGCGTTTTCCAAAATCATTTCAGAGAAGAATCTCATGGCGGAATTAAAAACGTCAGAGATTGATAAATTGAATAATGAGATTAACGATATCTTGGTATCGATAAATACTCCGCTGCAATACAAAGATTTGTTACACATATACGGTATCGTTACGGAAAAGATATCTCTTACATTCATCGACAATCCCTTCAGTGCCATTATTAATCGAAAGTTCGCTAAAAAGGGAAAAAATGCGAAAGAAATCAATGGTGCACATGAAGACGATCAAGATATTGACACTGATACGAGTACAGATATGATGCAAAGCTTCTATGTTTCGGATATTGATATGATCAAACGCAATATTCGGTCTGATGATACAATCCTACGATTTATAGAAGCTTTAAAAAAACCAGAAGATAATCGAGTGGAAATAGATAAGAACATTTCTGAGATGCAAAAGTGGTTATCACCTGAGAAGTATCCTGTTGCCAAATGGCCTTCAAAACATAGTCCTAGTCTGATGCAACAACTGGCGATAAATATAGCGATATCAGAAGATGGATATCCAGGTAGTATCTTTTCTGTTAATGGACCGCCGGGCACTGGGAAAACGACCCTATTAAAGGAAGTCATAGCATCTAATGTGGCAGAAAGGGCACTATTGTTGAGTGAGTATAATAGGCCGGACGATGCTTTCAGAAAATATAAATTTTCCGAGTCGGAGAGTGAATACTTAAAGCATTATTACATACCAGATGAAGCACTTATAAAGTTTGGGATTGTTGTTGCGTCTAATAATAATGCAGCAGTTGAGAACATTTCCAGAGAGCTCCCCACTGCTAAAGATGTGAAGCATTCAAATACAGATCTTTTTGATATTGAGAAAAACGACGCTACTTATTTTTCTGATATCGCAAATATGCTTATAGGAAATGATCAGCAATGTTGGGGGCTTATTTCTGCACGTCTTGGCAAAAAATCCAATATCGATGAGTTGAAACAAGCCCTTTGGTTTAACAAAGAGGTTAATTTACAGAAGCTTTACAAAGATGAGGTACCTGACTGGGATCAGGCTAAAAACATTTTCAGAAAAAAATATTCAGAAGTGATCGAATACCGTAAGCAAATTGGAGAAGCCGTTGAAAAAGTTAACAATCACAAACGATTTGTGACGGACTGTGAAATTGCGTTCGAAAGAATGGTCACATCGAGAAGCAAGTTAGATGAGTTGCAGAAACTGTTGGATAAGCAACTCATACAACAAACTCAATTACAGAAACAGATGGGTGGAGTCCAAGAAAATGTTCGTTTACTTGAAAGCAGACTCCCATGGTATAAAAAGTGGCTCCCCTTTTTCTTCAAAAACGACCCAATTTTAATAGAAGTGAAAAAATCCAAACAAATTCTAGATCAACTAACAATTTATCTCACCAAAATCAATACCAAAATCGGCACCTTGAATAATCAAGTAGAAGAAATAAGGACCAATTACGAAAGCGCCAAAACCGATTATCAAGAAAAAGAGAGGTTAGTTGATCGTTCAAATCAACAGATGATGCGTATCCAAACGCAATTTGGGAAAAATTTTGCAGGTGAAGACTTTTGGAAGGAGATCGAAAGTAACCAACAATCTCAAGAATCTTGTCCGTGGACAGACAAAAAATACGATACCCTCAGAGAAGAACTCTTTTACTATGCGATAATGCTCCATAAATCATTTATCCTGAATTCAAGATGTACAAAACAAAATTTGAATTGTCTAGTAAACATGTGGAGCAACAATTTTTCGGAGAAGGATAAGGTCTCAGCGTTCGCTCATTTGATGAATACACTGTTCCTTGTCATACCCGTGGTGTCGACTACATTTGCATCGGTTACAACATTTTTGCAGTATGTGGGCAAAAAACAATTAGGAATGTTAGTCATTGATGAAGCGGGCCAGGCTACTCCTCAATCTGCGTTAGGAGCACTGTGGCGTACCAACAAGGCGATTGTTGTTGGTGATCCTCTGCAAGTAGAACCCGTTATGACAATTCCGAAGGAACTCTCCAAGAGGTTTGCTGAGGAGTTTGCAATAGAGGAACCGTATAAGTCACATGAGATCTCGGTGCAAGTATTAGCTGACAACATAAATCCCTACGGTGGATACCGAAAATATAATGATACGCATATGTGGCTCGGTTGTCCCCTAGTGGTACACAGAAGATGCCTAGACCCAATGTTCTCCATCTCTAATGAAGTGGCATATAACAATCGTATGTTTATTGCGACAAGAGTGCTAAATTCTGGCATAAATCTTTTGCTTAAGGAGTCTGTATGGATAGACATTGCCGGAAAAGAGATCGGGAACAAAGACCATTATGTACCGGAGCAAGGGGAAAAGGTACTTGAAATGGTCTTACAAGCTTTTTCAGTACAAAATGGATTACCTCAAATCTATATTATTAGTCCTTTTAAATCTGTTGCAAGAAATATAAAAATCCTTCTAAAGAAGGGCCTTTACAAACATTGTGCAGCAATTGCTAAAAATGAAATAGATGATTGGGTAGAAAAGTCTTGTGGAACAGTTCACACATTTCAGGGAAAGGAAGCTAATGAGGTGATATTCGTCCTTGGTTGCGATGACAAGAGCGGCGCAAGAGCAGCGCAGTGGGCCGGGAAGAAGCCTAATATACTGAATGTTGCTGTGACCAGAGCAAAGTATCGGTTAGCAATTATTGGCGACAGTAAATTGTGGACCAAAGTTCCCAATTTTGATGTTGCGTATAAGAAATTGTGCGAAGAGTTGTAA
- a CDS encoding tetratricopeptide repeat protein produces MTRDRLAEAIRLREEGRAKQDQAILKEARTLLLELAAAYPDDAEILFQTGVAHDNSGLGSEAVPYYLRALEVGLSGPDFERCLLGLGSTYRYLGNYEQAEEILRRGVKEFPYNRAIQVLLAMTLYNTERYKEAMEIVLTSLLETTNDEKLQYFKRGLLYYATHLDEKIVLSSKFARSVASRHVECRSLLVRKDNQMEMY; encoded by the coding sequence ATGACGAGAGATCGTTTAGCAGAAGCTATTCGCCTGCGGGAAGAGGGACGGGCCAAGCAAGACCAAGCGATTCTAAAGGAAGCCAGAACGCTTCTTTTAGAGTTGGCCGCAGCTTACCCTGATGACGCGGAGATCCTTTTTCAGACTGGAGTGGCTCATGACAACTCCGGTTTAGGGTCAGAGGCCGTGCCGTATTATCTGCGTGCCCTTGAAGTCGGGCTCTCGGGACCGGACTTTGAGAGATGCTTGCTCGGTCTGGGAAGCACGTATCGCTATTTGGGAAACTACGAGCAAGCGGAGGAAATACTGCGGCGAGGCGTGAAAGAGTTTCCGTATAACCGAGCGATCCAGGTCTTACTCGCGATGACTCTGTACAATACGGAGCGTTACAAGGAAGCGATGGAAATCGTTTTGACCAGTTTGTTGGAGACCACAAATGATGAGAAACTTCAATATTTCAAACGAGGGCTACTGTACTATGCCACGCATCTCGATGAAAAAATCGTCTTGAGCAGCAAGTTTGCACGCTCTGTCGCTTCCAGACATGTGGAGTGTCGCTCGCTGTTGGTAAGGAAGGATAATCAAATGGAGATGTATTGA
- a CDS encoding hemerythrin domain-containing protein, whose amino-acid sequence MKAPGYKPKLDLRDWQPVKKEEYEQILSIISPELHSFVEEHAALSQLMDKVREGYDETVYQQALHEIETELEQHFLYEERFILTRLKSYFATEEVGPVRKLLQEHRIIRNHYQDAAYLFANRETDNPGPDLIQKMNLLAYLLKKHIEKEDHYFFPMVSLILSQEEKAAIAEEVTEAYLRRAKA is encoded by the coding sequence ATGAAGGCACCCGGATATAAACCCAAACTTGACCTAAGAGATTGGCAACCGGTAAAAAAAGAAGAATACGAGCAGATTTTATCCATTATTTCCCCTGAACTTCACTCTTTTGTCGAGGAGCACGCAGCGCTAAGCCAGCTGATGGATAAGGTAAGAGAGGGCTATGACGAGACGGTCTACCAACAAGCGTTGCACGAGATAGAGACAGAATTGGAGCAGCACTTTCTGTATGAAGAACGCTTTATCCTGACACGGCTGAAAAGCTATTTTGCCACAGAAGAGGTGGGTCCTGTAAGGAAACTGCTACAGGAGCATCGCATCATCCGCAACCATTACCAGGATGCGGCTTATCTATTTGCCAACCGGGAGACGGACAATCCTGGCCCGGATCTGATCCAAAAAATGAACCTGCTCGCCTATCTGCTGAAAAAGCATATCGAAAAGGAGGACCACTACTTTTTCCCGATGGTCAGCCTCATTCTCAGCCAGGAAGAAAAAGCGGCGATTGCGGAAGAGGTGACAGAGGCATACTTGCGTCGTGCAAAAGCATAG
- a CDS encoding GNAT family N-acetyltransferase produces the protein MDTNIVFSEFPIIKSDSLVLKKIDVSHLEDVYEIYSNDTVFQHCGIIPKHNKETVKTMIGHFERDYRKKSRVKWGIFCNTETDKLVGIMEAFDFNQKVNMVTIGYFLAESYWGNGIATNALKALIGFLFDDVNVNRIQAEVMPANEGSKKVLGKNGFVKEGTLRQASFWSGKGVVDLEIYSILKHEYQSNK, from the coding sequence ATGGATACGAACATTGTTTTTAGCGAGTTTCCAATCATAAAATCTGATAGCCTAGTCCTGAAAAAGATTGATGTGAGCCATCTGGAAGACGTTTATGAGATCTACAGCAATGACACTGTGTTTCAACATTGCGGGATCATCCCGAAACATAATAAAGAGACGGTTAAGACGATGATCGGCCATTTTGAAAGGGATTATCGTAAAAAGTCAAGGGTGAAGTGGGGTATTTTCTGCAATACCGAAACCGATAAACTGGTTGGTATCATGGAAGCATTTGATTTTAATCAAAAGGTAAACATGGTGACGATCGGTTACTTTTTGGCGGAATCGTATTGGGGAAATGGAATTGCTACAAATGCGCTCAAAGCATTGATCGGATTTCTCTTTGATGATGTCAACGTAAACAGAATTCAGGCTGAAGTGATGCCTGCAAACGAAGGATCAAAGAAAGTGTTAGGGAAGAACGGGTTTGTCAAAGAAGGTACATTAAGACAAGCATCATTCTGGTCGGGTAAGGGTGTTGTTGATTTGGAGATTTACAGTATTCTAAAGCATGAGTATCAATCGAATAAGTAA
- a CDS encoding GNAT family N-acetyltransferase, producing the protein MPWAETILTIEASESNIRQARLQCLERTDLRLLLILKKTGQIVGSSGLHRIDWHSRKFEIGYWVRTSCAKQGYVTEAVRAITHFAIQEPSKSY; encoded by the coding sequence ATGCCATGGGCAGAAACCATTCTAACAATCGAAGCGTCCGAATCCAATATCCGACAGGCTCGACTGCAATGTTTGGAACGTACAGACCTTAGATTGCTTCTCATATTAAAAAAGACCGGCCAAATCGTGGGCAGCAGCGGTCTTCATCGAATCGATTGGCACTCACGCAAGTTTGAGATTGGGTATTGGGTACGTACCTCTTGTGCAAAACAAGGATATGTAACAGAAGCAGTACGTGCCATTACCCATTTTGCTATACAAGAGCCAAGCAAATCGTATTGA